In Oryzias latipes chromosome 10, ASM223467v1, the genomic window CGCTGCGTCCTGATCTCTCCACTGTGCAGACCAATGGTGAAAAGTCCTGGATCAGTGGATTTGACTATATGATAGGACAGCCAAGCGTTCTGTCCAGAGTCAGCGTCCACCGCAATCACTTTGGACACCAGAGAGCCTCCATGTGCAGCTTTGGGGACCAGCTCAGTCATGAAGGAGCTGCCTTCTGGGGCGGGGTACAGAATCTGAGGAGAGTTGTCGTTAACATCCGAGATGAACACACTCACGCTCACGTTGCTGCTCAGTGGAGGAGAACCGTTGTCTCTGGCCATCACCTGCACTTGAAAACTCCTCAACTGTTCATAATCAAATGACCTGACAGTGTGGATCAGCCCTGTGTCTCCGTTCACAGAGACATAGGAGGACACCGGGGCTCCGTTCACCTCAGCAGCTAGCAGAGAATAAATCACTGTACCGTTTTGTCTCCAGTCGGGGTCTCGAGCGCTCACAGAACATAAAGTGGAGCCAGCCTGGTTGTTTTCGCTCACATATGCGCTGTACGACTGTTCCTCAAACGCAGGTGGGTTGTCGTTGATGTCGGCTACAGATAAGTGAACAGTTTTAGACGAGGACAGAGGTGGAGAGCCCTCATCAGTGGCGCTGATGGTAATGTTGTAATCAAACACTAGTTCACGGTCCAGCTGTCCTGTGCTCACCAAAGAATAATAGTTTTTGATGGAAGGAACCAACTTAAAAGGAGCATTTCCTTGAATGGAGCAGCGGACCTGTCCATTCTTGTCAGAGTCTCTGTCCTGCACGTTAATGATGCCCACCTCTGTACCAGGAGGGGCGTTCTCTGGGATGGAGCTGGACAGAGATTTGACAATAATTTCTGGAGCGTTATCATTTACATCAGTGATATCAATAACCACTTTTGCTTCTGAAGTCAACCCATACCCATCTTTCGCTTCAATCATTACTTCATACTTTAAATCCTCCTCATAATCTATGTTACCTGTTACTtttatttctccagttttttcAGCAAGCGAAAATATATTTTGCGTTTTGTCAGACAATCTGCTAAATTCATAAGTTATCTCTCCATTTATTCCTTCATCTGCATCTGATGCACTCACTCTGATAACTGGAGTGTTTATTGGAGAGTTCTCTTGTAAATTCGCTGTATAAACGGACTCAGAAAACAAAGGAGCGTTATCATTAGCATCAAGTACTGTGACATGGATGACTACAGTCCCTGATCTCTGAGGAGAACCGCCATCTACAGCCGTCAGCAATAAtttcagctcctgctgctcctctcgaTCTAATTCTTTATCCAAAACCAGTTCTCCGTATTTATTCCCAGCATTTGTTGTCTGAACATTTAGCGCAAAATGGGCGTTTTCCTGCAGAACGTAGCTCTGAACTGCGTTCAGGCCTATGTCTGCGTCATGGGCAGCATTAATGCGATACCGAGCTCCTTTGTCAGCTGATTCCCTAATTTCCAGCTTTATTATGTCTTTCGGAAACACCGGCGCGTTGTCATTAATGTCTTGAATCTGCAAGGATAATCGGTGCATCTCCAGAGGATTTTCTAACAGCAGGTCAAATTTGAGAACGCACGTCGGCATTTCTTTACAATGCTCCTCCCTGTCTATTCTTCCAGAAACGAACAAGTCGCCGTTTTCCTGGTTTATTCCACAATATTCCTTTCCATGTTTTTTCATCTCAACACGAGGTTTACGAGCAGCTAGCCTCCCCAGTTCGAGTCCGAGATCCTTGGCGATATTTCCAAAAACAGATCCGAGCTTCATCTCTTCTTGCACGGTGTAGCTCAGGTCTCCATTTACGCAGCTCCCGagaacaaagacaaagaaaaggccAACTCTCTGTGAAACGTCCACTGAAAATAACCCCATAATATACTAAAGCAATCCTTCCGAAgaactaaaactgttttctttcctcTAGGTAGAagtagtttcttctttttcacaaaagaaaaaaaacgtcgcTGTAACCTTGATTCGAAGTGGACAGAGCGCAGTGTCAGTAATGGGTGGTATGCAATCCTACCGAACAAACTTGATTTTTAAGGTGGTCTACAGTGACACCGTGAGTACAGATATAATATTTACACTTCTTTCACAACATCGAATAATTTTCAGAACAGAAAGTcaacctaaaagaaaaaaaaagtctggtatatttttgttaaataccCATGAACAATGAGGAGCTAACAATTTCACAAAAGAAGACTTCAGGTCCATATACTATAACTCAACTTCAAGAGAacgtcaaaataaataaataatataaaataatagagttaacattttatttaaaaaaaagggattgtaggcatattttaatatttcctcatttttaaacagtgaaaaaaagttataaaacgaagttatgtctttatttttgcatCAACTGTGAGGTATTCTAAAAGAGAAAATAGTTGtctattgttttttaatcatttatgtagacttgttttttttagtaagcAAAGGAGTTTTTGTACTTTACTTCACCCTTGCTCccactttaaaagcaaaaacaatagagagtaaagtattttattgtgtttataacTGATTgacaaaaagttaaagaaactaTAAGGTAagtatgaggggaaaaaaacaagtttacagTAAAATCAATTGCTGGGAGAGACCAACAGCAGTGCTTTTTCAAGCAGCATTCTAAATATTAGACCTTCCCATCTGCATTTCACTATATACTAACTTTACAGTGAAACACAATATTTTGTCGTCAACGTCCAGTGCAAATTTTAAGCAGAAATATACATGAAAAGagtctaaaaactttttaaacaaaagctaCAATTGTTCCGTATCCTCAACAGTTTTAGTACCAAGGACAGCGACCCAAACTTTAAATGTCCCCTTTTcctcaaaaaatacaattttaagacaTTGTTGAGAATATAAGGACATTCAGAAGTAGAGCACAGTTAGGATAAGACAAATGAAGTAACCgtggtacaaaaataaaataatagtttagATTCTTAAACGTTTTTTTAGGTTGAAGACACGTCACAACTAGGCACCGCTGATCAAATGACTGATAAAAAGTGTATTACAACGTCAGAGTCCAAACATtgaagttatgatttttttttcttttcaattttttttccaacgcACAGCTACATCTGAATCAAACACTGGCTGTTCAAAAGTGATTCAGGAAAAATATGACCTATAGGCATAAAGTAagcaatgacataaaaaaatgtaatcgaAGCAGGTTTGAAATCAGAAAAGTATAAACAATCTATGTGATACGTTtaatagatttaaaaacaggTTCAGAAGCTAccttatgtaaaaaaataaataaagatggtGAGcagtaaatggtgtatacttttGCATAATCCTTCCTTGTTTGccaaaagcgctttacagtcgcagtcccattcacacactgatggcagcttccACAAGATAATAGTATTAAAGTGTTATTTATGATACATTTTAGcattaaaactacaaaaaagacAATGATAAAACCACTGAAGATCTCCTTCTGACATTTAACAATGGAAATATTTGCAATGTAACAATAAGCTCCTGTCTCAGAGGTATAAGAATCTATAATATATAGCAAAAGTCCTCCCTTCataaattcataaaattacCAGTAAGAGCATTGAGCAGTCAAAacaaatatatgtatgtgtCTTAGATCTTATATATCCTAAAACAACACATTAGTATTGGTTATTTTAAAGTGAATAATCTTAAATCTGCAGGAAAAGTTTGTTCTATAAAATGACAACTGATTAAAAAGGAAATCTGTTTACATGGTCAATACTGAgctgaaaaaatgtaataaccACTTGTAAACGTGCAGACAGTTTAATTTTAACTGTTCACTCATTAACAAAACTGCAGTGTTCTGGATAAAGAAATCTTGGATAAAGCTGTGGAAAAGGCTACATCTGAAAACCATTCTGAGCATTTTAGCTGGATCTCTGACATTAAAAGGAGAGGATATTTG contains:
- the LOC111948001 gene encoding protocadherin gamma-A6-like, translated to MGLFSVDVSQRVGLFFVFVLGSCVNGDLSYTVQEEMKLGSVFGNIAKDLGLELGRLAARKPRVEMKKHGKEYCGINQENGDLFVSGRIDREEHCKEMPTCVLKFDLLLENPLEMHRLSLQIQDINDNAPVFPKDIIKLEIRESADKGARYRINAAHDADIGLNAVQSYVLQENAHFALNVQTTNAGNKYGELVLDKELDREEQQELKLLLTAVDGGSPQRSGTVVIHVTVLDANDNAPLFSESVYTANLQENSPINTPVIRVSASDADEGINGEITYEFSRLSDKTQNIFSLAEKTGEIKVTGNIDYEEDLKYEVMIEAKDGYGLTSEAKVVIDITDVNDNAPEIIVKSLSSSIPENAPPGTEVGIINVQDRDSDKNGQVRCSIQGNAPFKLVPSIKNYYSLVSTGQLDRELVFDYNITISATDEGSPPLSSSKTVHLSVADINDNPPAFEEQSYSAYVSENNQAGSTLCSVSARDPDWRQNGTVIYSLLAAEVNGAPVSSYVSVNGDTGLIHTVRSFDYEQLRSFQVQVMARDNGSPPLSSNVSVSVFISDVNDNSPQILYPAPEGSSFMTELVPKAAHGGSLVSKVIAVDADSGQNAWLSYHIVKSTDPGLFTIGLHSGEIRTQRDISQSDSMKQNLIVAVKDNGQPSLSATCAMYLLISDNLAEVPELKDISYDEKNSKLTSYLIIALVCVSTFFLTFIIIILGVRFCRRRKPRLLFDGAVAIPSGYLPPNYADVDGTGTLRSAYNYDAYLTTGSRTSDFKFVSSYNDNTLPADQTLRKSPTDFLEAFDESSDASQVGICFLHF